Proteins found in one Mustela lutreola isolate mMusLut2 chromosome 10, mMusLut2.pri, whole genome shotgun sequence genomic segment:
- the UBL4B gene encoding ubiquitin-like protein 4B — MILTVKLLLGRRCSLKVSGQESVAMLKKLVSEHLQVPEERQHLLFRGQHLADDKRLSDYCIGPNASINVIMRPLAKTAAAEAHPPQPLWHHLGLVLAKHFEPHDTKAVLQLLRREHQERLRRISLGDLEQLARYLLIEEPLAEPTGEKGPEAETLEPQDKEEEDREEGKAEQ; from the coding sequence ATGATTCTCACAGTCAAGCTGCTTCTGGGCCGGAGATGCAGCCTGAAGGTGTCCGGGCAGGAGAGTGTGGCCATGCTGAAGAAGCTGGTGTCGGAGCACCTGCAGGTGCCGGAGGAGCGGCAGCACCTGCTCTTCCGAGGCCAGCATCTGGCTGATGACAAGCGTCTCTCCGACTACTGCATCGGGCCCAATGCCTCCATCAATGTCATCATGCGGCCCTTGGCAAAGACAGCGGCCGCGGAGGCCCACCCGCCCCAGCCCTTGTGGCACCATCTGGGCCTGGTCCTGGCCAAGCACTTCGAGCCCCACGACACCAAGGCGGTGCTGCAGCTGCTGCGGCGGGAGCACCAGGAGCGCCTGCGGAGGATAAGCCTGGGGGACCTAGAGCAGCTGGCCCGGTACCTCCTGATAGAGGAGCCCCTGGCGGAGCCCACAGGGGAGAAGGGGCCTGAGGCCGAGACCTTAGAGCCCCAAGACAAAgaggaggaggacagggaggaggggaaggctgAGCAGTAA